Sequence from the Erythrobacter insulae genome:
GAACACCGACAGAGGCGTTTCGGGCGGAAGCGCGGCCGGCGGGCGCGGAAAGGGATTTGACACTGTTCATAATATACCACCGTGCATACGGGCAGGCGCGTAAAAGCGCCACTAACCTGCATTCGGATAGTCGGACAGTGTCGGGCCTTTGTCGAAAGAACGGGCCCGGATATGCTCTTTGATCAGGCTTTCGGCTTGATCATCTCGGTCGGAACGACCCACTGGGCAAACTGCTCTTCGGTAAGCAGATCGAGTTCAAGCGCCGCCTCTTTCAAGGTTGTGCCGTCTGCATGCGCTTTCTTCGCGATTTTCGCTGCATTATCATAACCGATATGCGGATTAAGCGCCGTGACCAGCATCAGGCTTTCATTCATCAGCTGATCGATGCGAGCTGTATTGGCTTCAATGCCTATCACGCAATTATCGGTAAAGCTGCGCGTCGCATCGCTTAGCAGGCGGATCGATTGAAGCACGGCGTTGATCATCACCGGCTTGAATACATTCAGTTCAAGATGGCCGTGCGAACCCGCGACGCTGACTGTCGTGTTGTTGCCCATCACTTGCGCGCACACCATTGTCAAAGCCTCACATTGGGTCGGGTTGACTTTGCCCGGCATGATCGATGATCCCGGCTCGTTCGCTGGCAGAGCAATTTCACCCAGGCCGCTGCGCGGGCCCGATCCAAGCAGGCGGATATCGTTGGCGATTTTCATACAGCTGACCGCCACGGAATTGAGCGCGCCGGACAATTCGACCAAGGCATCATGCGCGGCCAGCGATTCAAACTTGTTCGGTGCCGTGACAAATCCGTGCCCGGTTGCGTCGGCCACCTGTGCAGCGAATTCTTCTGCAAAACCGATCTTTGAATTGATGCCGGTACCAACTGCGGTGCCGCCTTGCGCCAGCTCCAGCACCCGCGGCAATGCGTTTTCAATGCGGGCGATGCCGTATTCGATCTGTTTGGCGTAGCCGGAAAATTCCTGACCCAGTGTCATCGGCGTCGCATCCTGCAAATGGGTGCGGCCGATTTTGACGATATCAGCGAAGGCTTTGGCCTTGGCGTCAAGCGCCTTGTGCAGATGCTGTAGCGCGGGCTTCAATTGCTCGATTGTTTCACCGGCGGCGGCTATATGCATCGCGGTCGGGAAAGTATCATTCGAGCTTTGGCCCATATTGCAGTGATCGTTCGGGTGAACCGGGTCTTTTCCGCCGAGCGTACCGGTAAGCACTTCATTGGCGCGGCTGGCGATCACTTCATTCGCATTC
This genomic interval carries:
- the fumC gene encoding class II fumarate hydratase, with the protein product MSDIQNDGKIFGATGKVRIETDSLGEVAVPVDAHWGAQTQRSLANFAIGTETMPAPLVRALGIQKQAAARANMELGVLDPKIGNAIIKAANEVIDGTLSSQFPLSVWQTGSGTQSNMNANEVIASRANEVLTGTLGGKDPVHPNDHCNMGQSSNDTFPTAMHIAAAGETIEQLKPALQHLHKALDAKAKAFADIVKIGRTHLQDATPMTLGQEFSGYAKQIEYGIARIENALPRVLELAQGGTAVGTGINSKIGFAEEFAAQVADATGHGFVTAPNKFESLAAHDALVELSGALNSVAVSCMKIANDIRLLGSGPRSGLGEIALPANEPGSSIMPGKVNPTQCEALTMVCAQVMGNNTTVSVAGSHGHLELNVFKPVMINAVLQSIRLLSDATRSFTDNCVIGIEANTARIDQLMNESLMLVTALNPHIGYDNAAKIAKKAHADGTTLKEAALELDLLTEEQFAQWVVPTEMIKPKA